A genome region from Maylandia zebra isolate NMK-2024a linkage group LG6, Mzebra_GT3a, whole genome shotgun sequence includes the following:
- the LOC101469958 gene encoding E3 ubiquitin-protein ligase TRIM21 isoform X1, with translation MKLLRVTEALVETISSSNTSLCQHLTQILTADMSAATNLLSDDELLCPICPDVFTDPVTTPCGHNFCKKCITQHWDINFPCQCTVCKKAFPNRPQLRVNTLLSEMVAQRREAQQKAEVPCDVCTGTRLKALKSCLVCLTSYCQTHLEPHLTATSLKRHQLIEPVENLESRMCRKHDKHLELFCKTDQTCVCMLCSVLDHKAHEVVPLREEYEGKKAELEKTEAEIQQMIQKRRLKIQEIKESVKMRKDVADRQKAEGVQVLTALMESVERRLKELIKEIEDKQETTEKQAEGLIKDLEQEISELMERSSEVEQLSRSEDHLHLLQSFSSLKAAPPTKDWTEVRVRPPSYEGTVGRAVETLRKDMKKLFEAAELKRVQQDAVDVTLDPDTANPYLILSDDGKQVNHGDVRKKLPDNPERFSQCVCVLAEQSFSSGRFYFEVQVKGKTDWDLGVSTESINRKGNIRLIPQNGLWTVCLRNGSEYSACAAPPVRLCLRSGPEKVGVFVDYEEGLVSFYDVDAAALIYSFTGCSFTEKLFPYFCPCTSDDGKNSAPLLITAVDHTN, from the exons ATGAAGCTTCTCAGAGTAACGGAAGCTTTAGTTGAAACCATTTCATCTTCAAACACGAGTCTTTGTCAACACCTGACTCAGATACTG ACTGCAGACATGTCTGCTGCCACCAATCTGCTGTCTGACGATGAGCTTCTGTGCCCCATCTGTCCAGATGTGTTCACTGATCCGGTCACCACACCTTGTGGACACAACTTCTGCAAAAAGTGCATCACTCAGCACTGGGATATTAATTTTCCATGTCAGTGTACAGTATGTAAAAAGGCGTTTCCCAATAGACCTCAGCTGAGGGTGAACACTTTGCTGTCTGAGATGGTTGCTCAGAGACGTGAAGCTCAGCAGAAAGCAGAAGTTCCCTGTGACGTCTGCACTGGAACCAGACTGAAGGCCCTGAAGTCCTGCCTGGTGTGTCTGACCTCCTACTGTCAGACTCACCTGGAGCCTCATCTGACAGCTACAAGTCTGAAAAGACATCAGCTGATTGAGCCTGTGGAGAACCTGGAAAGCAGGATGTGTAGGAAGCACGATAAACATCTGGAGCTGTTCTGTAAGACCGACCAGACATGTGTCTGCATGCTCTGCTCTGTTTTAGATCACAAGGCTCATGAAGTTGTTCCTCTGAGAGAAGAATACGAAGGAAAGAAGGCAGAGCTGGAGAAGACAGAGGCTGAGATTCAGCAGATGATCCAGAAGAGACGACTGAAGATTCAGGAGATCAAAGAGTCGGTGAAGATGAGGAAAGATgttgcagacagacagaaagcagaagGTGTTCAGGTCCTCACGGCTCTGATGGAGTCTGTTGAGAGACGCCTGAAGGAGCTCATAAAGGAGATCGAAGACAAACAGGAAACTACAGAGAAACAGGCTGAAGGTCTCATCAAAGATCTGGAACAGGAAATCTCTGAGCTGATGGAGAGAAGCTCTgaggtggagcagctctcaCGCTCTgaagaccacctccacctcctccagagCTTCTCCTCCCTGAAAGCTGCTCCACCCACCAAGGACTGGACAGAGGTCAGAGTCCGTCCACCATCATATGAGGGGACCGTGGGGAGAGCTGTGGAGACACTCAGGAAAGACATGAAGAAGCTGTTTGAGGCTGCAGAGCTGAAGAGGGTCCAGCAGGATGCAGTGGACGTGACTCTGGATCCTGATACAGCAAATCCTTATCTCATCCTGTCTGACGATGGAAAACAAGTGAATCATGGTGATGTGAGGAAGAAACTTCCGGACAACCCAGAGAGAttttctcagtgtgtttgtgttttagcaGAGCAGAGTTTCTCTTCAGGCAGATTTTACTTTGAGGTTCAGGTTAAAGGAAAGACTGACTGGGACTTAGGAGTGTCCACAGAGTCGATCAACAGGAAGGGAAACATCAGACTGATTCCTCAGAACGGTCTCTGGACTGTTTGTCTGAGAAATGGAAGTGAGTACAGTGCTTGTGCCGCCCCTCCGGTCCGTCTCTGTCTCCGGTCTGGTCCTGAGAAGGTGGGGGTGTTTGTGGACTATGAGGAGGGTCTGGTCTCCTTCTATGACGTagatgctgcagctctgatctaCTCGTTCACTGGCTGCTCCTTCACAGAGAAGCTCTTCCCGTACTTTTGTCCTTGTACTAGTGATGATGGTAAAAACTCTGCACCTCTGCTGATCACTGCTGTCGATCACACGAACTAG
- the LOC101469958 gene encoding zinc-binding protein A33 isoform X2, with protein sequence MVAQRREAQQKAEVPCDVCTGTRLKALKSCLVCLTSYCQTHLEPHLTATSLKRHQLIEPVENLESRMCRKHDKHLELFCKTDQTCVCMLCSVLDHKAHEVVPLREEYEGKKAELEKTEAEIQQMIQKRRLKIQEIKESVKMRKDVADRQKAEGVQVLTALMESVERRLKELIKEIEDKQETTEKQAEGLIKDLEQEISELMERSSEVEQLSRSEDHLHLLQSFSSLKAAPPTKDWTEVRVRPPSYEGTVGRAVETLRKDMKKLFEAAELKRVQQDAVDVTLDPDTANPYLILSDDGKQVNHGDVRKKLPDNPERFSQCVCVLAEQSFSSGRFYFEVQVKGKTDWDLGVSTESINRKGNIRLIPQNGLWTVCLRNGSEYSACAAPPVRLCLRSGPEKVGVFVDYEEGLVSFYDVDAAALIYSFTGCSFTEKLFPYFCPCTSDDGKNSAPLLITAVDHTN encoded by the coding sequence ATGGTTGCTCAGAGACGTGAAGCTCAGCAGAAAGCAGAAGTTCCCTGTGACGTCTGCACTGGAACCAGACTGAAGGCCCTGAAGTCCTGCCTGGTGTGTCTGACCTCCTACTGTCAGACTCACCTGGAGCCTCATCTGACAGCTACAAGTCTGAAAAGACATCAGCTGATTGAGCCTGTGGAGAACCTGGAAAGCAGGATGTGTAGGAAGCACGATAAACATCTGGAGCTGTTCTGTAAGACCGACCAGACATGTGTCTGCATGCTCTGCTCTGTTTTAGATCACAAGGCTCATGAAGTTGTTCCTCTGAGAGAAGAATACGAAGGAAAGAAGGCAGAGCTGGAGAAGACAGAGGCTGAGATTCAGCAGATGATCCAGAAGAGACGACTGAAGATTCAGGAGATCAAAGAGTCGGTGAAGATGAGGAAAGATgttgcagacagacagaaagcagaagGTGTTCAGGTCCTCACGGCTCTGATGGAGTCTGTTGAGAGACGCCTGAAGGAGCTCATAAAGGAGATCGAAGACAAACAGGAAACTACAGAGAAACAGGCTGAAGGTCTCATCAAAGATCTGGAACAGGAAATCTCTGAGCTGATGGAGAGAAGCTCTgaggtggagcagctctcaCGCTCTgaagaccacctccacctcctccagagCTTCTCCTCCCTGAAAGCTGCTCCACCCACCAAGGACTGGACAGAGGTCAGAGTCCGTCCACCATCATATGAGGGGACCGTGGGGAGAGCTGTGGAGACACTCAGGAAAGACATGAAGAAGCTGTTTGAGGCTGCAGAGCTGAAGAGGGTCCAGCAGGATGCAGTGGACGTGACTCTGGATCCTGATACAGCAAATCCTTATCTCATCCTGTCTGACGATGGAAAACAAGTGAATCATGGTGATGTGAGGAAGAAACTTCCGGACAACCCAGAGAGAttttctcagtgtgtttgtgttttagcaGAGCAGAGTTTCTCTTCAGGCAGATTTTACTTTGAGGTTCAGGTTAAAGGAAAGACTGACTGGGACTTAGGAGTGTCCACAGAGTCGATCAACAGGAAGGGAAACATCAGACTGATTCCTCAGAACGGTCTCTGGACTGTTTGTCTGAGAAATGGAAGTGAGTACAGTGCTTGTGCCGCCCCTCCGGTCCGTCTCTGTCTCCGGTCTGGTCCTGAGAAGGTGGGGGTGTTTGTGGACTATGAGGAGGGTCTGGTCTCCTTCTATGACGTagatgctgcagctctgatctaCTCGTTCACTGGCTGCTCCTTCACAGAGAAGCTCTTCCCGTACTTTTGTCCTTGTACTAGTGATGATGGTAAAAACTCTGCACCTCTGCTGATCACTGCTGTCGATCACACGAACTAG